The Candidatus Fusobacterium pullicola nucleotide sequence ATATGCAAAAATTGTTAAGGAGAAATCAACTTTAAGAAGGCTTGGAGAGGTAGGAACTAAAATAGTAGAACTTGCCTATGAAGGTTATGAAGAGGTAGATACTATCCTTGACAAAGCTGAGGGAATGATATTTAAAATATCTGAGAATGTAGATTCAAAAGATTTAGTGAGTTTAAAAGATGTAATTGCTCAAGAATTTGTAAGATTAGAAAAAGTTTATCAAAATAAGGGAGTGGCTACTGGGATATCCTCTGGTTTTTCTGACTTTGATCAGATGACGAGTGGCTTTCACCCTTCAGATCTTATAATCTTAGCTGCTAGACCGGCAATGGGAAAGACAGCCTTTGCTTTAAACCTAGCTTTAAATGCGGCTATGAAGAGTAAAAAAGGTGTATTATTATTTAGTTTAGAGATGTCTAGCTCACAACTATTACAAAGACTTTTATCAATAGAAGCAGGAATAGGACTTCAAAAAATAAGAAATGGATTTCTAGATTCAGATGACTGGGGTAAACTGGGACTTGCAAGTATGAAGCTTTCCAATTCAGAGATAAATATTGCTGATTTACCTAATGTAAATGTATTAGAGATAAGAGCAATAGCAAGAAGATTGAAAGCAGCTGGTAAGTTGGATATGATTATAATAGATTATCTTCAATTAATAAAGGGAAATAGTACTCGTGGAGATAATAGACAACAGGAAATATCTGAAATATCAAGAGCTTTAAAAGGAATAGCTAGAGAGTTAGATATTCCAATAATTGCTCTATCTCAATTATCCAGAGCAACTGAACAAAGAGCCGATAGAAGACCAATGCTTTCAGATTTAAGAGAATCTGGGGCTATAGAGCAAGATGCTGATATGGTAATGTTTTTGTATAGAGATGATTACTATAATGAGGAATCTGAAGATAAGGGACTTACTGAAGTAATTATAGGTAAGCAAAGAAATGGACCAGTAGGTACAATAAAACTTAGATTCTTCCATGAATATACTAAGTTTGAGAATTTTACATCAAGAGTTGAATAATTAAGAGAGGTTGATTAAAAGTGAAAAAAGTAGAATTATTAGCTCCAGTAGGAAATATGGAGAAATTTAAAATGGCTCTACACTATGGTGCAGATGCTGTATTTTTAGGTGGAAAGATGTTTAATTTAAGAGCTGGAAGTAACAATCTTTCAGATGAAGAGTTAGAATATGCTGTAAACTATGCACATGAGAGAGGAAAAAAAGTTTATGTAACACTGAATGTAATTCCTCATAACCAAGAGTTAGATCTATTACCTGACTATGTAAAGTTTTTAGATAGAATAGGAGTAGATGGTGTTATAGTAGCTGACTTAGGAGTATTCCAAGTTGTTAAAGAAAATACTAATCTTTCTATCAGTGTAAGTACACAAGCAAGTAACACAAACTGGCGTTCTGTAAAAATGTGGAAAGATTTAGGAGCTAGAAGAGTTGTATTAGCTAGAGAAATTTCATTAGATAATATAGCAGAGATAAGAGCAAAAGTTCCTGATATAGAGTTAGAGGTATTCGTACATGGAGCTATGTGTATGGCTATATCTGGTAGATGTCTATTAAGTAACTACATGACAGGTAGAGATGCAAATAGAGGGGACTGTGCACAAGCATGTAGATGGAAATACAATTTAGTTGAGGAAACTAGACCTGGAGAGTATATGCCAGTATATGAAGATGAACATGGAACATACATATTTAACTCAAGAGATCTTTGTACAATAGAGATAATAGATAAAATATTAGATTTAGGTGTGGATTCATTAAAAATAGAAGGAAGAATGAAAGGTATCTATTATGTTGCTAATGCTGTAAAAGTATATAGAGATGCTATAGATAGTTATTACTCTGGAAACTATAAATATAATCCTAAATGGTTAGAGGAGTTAGAATCAACATCTAATAGAAGTTATACAAAGGGATTCTATCTTGGTAAAGCAGGAGTAGAGTCTCAAAACTATAATGATAGAAATTCATATAGCCAAACTCATCAATTAGTAGCAAAAGTAGAGCAAAAATTACCAAATAATGAGTATATTTTAGCTATTAGAAATAGATTATTAGTTGGAGAAAAATTAGAAGTGGTAAGTCCAGGAATAGAAGTTAGAGAGATAACTCTACCTACTATGATTCTTATGAATAAAGATAAAGAGGTAGGAGAAGTAGAAGCAGCTAATCCAAACTCTTTTGTAAAGATAAAATTAGATGCAGAACTAGATGAATTAGATATGCTAAGAAAAAAAATCTAAGTAGATTAGAGGGGGATAATTATGAGAAAATTTTTATTTGCAGGGATATTGATACTAAATACACTATCTTTTGCAGATTCAGATATTCCTGAAAGTGTTGAAAGGAATATTGCAAAATCAGCTAGAAGTTTTGAAGGAACTCAAAGAACTAATTATATAAATTGGCAAAAAAGATCATACTTGAAAATGGATGAAATTGCTAAAGAGTCAGGAATCCCTCAGGAGGAGTATGTTAAAATAAAAAAGAAGTTAGAGGTTATGTATGGAAGTAACTATGCTAAACAACTTCAAGTTTTACCTGATGAGATAAACGATTACAAAGAGGTAGTGAGAAGAGTAGAAGAAGCTAAACAGGGAGATGTTGTAGTAGATACTCAAGTAAATGAAAAAGCTAAGGAAGAGATAGCTCAAACCTTAAATGCTGTAAAAATACCTGAAAAAGTATTAGAGATATATAAAAATTCTGCTGAAGAATTATTCCCAAATAATTATCCAAAACAGAAACAATATTTAGATATCTGTGTAAGAGATTATTACGAAATATTAGGAGTAATAAAATCTGAATTAAATAAAAAATAATCAAATTAAAAGGATTGAGACCTAATAAACTTAGGAATCAATCCTTTTATAATAAGCTATTGATTTAAGCACTAAAATAAATTAGTCAGCTAATAAAGCTCCTAATCTTTTTCCACCTAAGATATGGAAGTGAAGATGGAATACCTCTTGACCACCAAATTCGTTACAATTTGTGATAATTCTATATCCCTCTTTATCTATTCCTAAATCTTTTACAATTTTACCAATAGCAAGATACATTTCACCAATAAGCTCTCTATCCTCAGCTTGGATATCGTTTATAGTTGCTATCTCCTTCTTAGGAACTACTAATATATGTATAGGAGCAGCAGGATTGATATCTTTAAATGCAATAACTTTATCATTTTCATAAACAATATTAGCAGGAATCTCTCTATTAATTATCTTTGTAAAAATAGTTGCCATAAAATCATCTCCATTATATAGCTTCAATAGAATTTATTCTGTTAGAGTGTCTTCCACCTTCAAAAGCTGTTGAAAGGAAGATATCTACCATTTCAAGTGCAAGAACATCTCCTACTATTCTTCCACCTAATGCTAATACATTAGCATCGTTATGTTCTCTAGTTAATTTTGCCATAGTTGTATTTGTGCATAGAGCTGCTCTTACTCCAGGAACTTTGTTAGCAGCAATAGAGATACCAATACCAGTACCACACACTACAATTCCAAAGTCAGCATCTTTATTAACAACAGCATGTCCTACAGCGTGTCCAAATTTAGGGTAATCAACAGAAGCTGTTGAGTTAGTTCCTAAATCTAAAACTTCAAATCCTTTTCCTAAAAGATGTGATTTTATTTTCTCCTTTAACTCAAATCCTCCATGGTCAGCACCTAAAGCTATTTTCATTTTTCCTCCTTAAATATATGTATTTCATGTAAAAGGACTGACTAAAGCCAGTCCTGTAGTTAATTAATGTAAGTATTAGAATCCTTGAAAGTGAACATGTCCATGTTCTAACTCTTCTTCAGTAGCCTTTCTTATTCCAGTTACTTGAACTTCAAATCTAAGATTTTTTCCAGCAAATGGGTGGTTACCATCAGCAGTTACGATATCATCTTCTATTGAAGTGATAACATATTGTTGCTCAGTTCCATCGTCCATATCAGCTATAAATTCCATTCCTTCATAGATATCATCAAACTCTACGAAGTCTTCTTTCTTCATCTCTTCGATAAGCTCTTCATCATACTCTCCATACCCTTCTTCAGGAGATATCATAATAGTAGTAGAGAATCCTTTCTCTTTTCCTTCTAAAATTTCTTCAACTTTTGGTACGAATTGCCCCTCTCCATGAATGTAGAAAAATGGTCCTACCTCTTTTGTATCCTCTAAAAGCTCATTAGTATCGTTGTCATAAACTTTAAATTCTAATGTTATAACATTATCTTTTAAAACTTTCATAATTTCACCTCTTTATATAATATTAGTATCTAATTACAGAATATCACAAATTTTTAAGTATGTCTATATATTTATAAAAATCCCATATTATATTTTACTTTTTTCATATTTTCTTCACCAGTAAAGTGAGAGAGAAGATAAAAGGCAACTTCTATAGCATTTTTAGGTGCTGAACAAGTGATAATATTATCGGATATTACAATTTCCTCACGAATAGGAATAGCTCCATATTTTGAAAGTTGGTTAAAATATCTATTGTTATCATATAAATAAGTAGTAGCTTTAATATTAGTTAAAACACCAGCTTCTCCCAAAGCTATGACTCCAGTACATATTCCAACTACGATTTTATTTTTTCTTACAAAGTTTTGTATAATATTTTTAAATTTTATATTTTTCATATCATTAAAAAAACCTTTAAAACCAAAGCCTCCAGGAATAATAAGAGCATTAAATGTAGAGATATCTATCTCCTCTTTTTCTAAATTTATCTCTGCTAATATCTTAGTATTCCAAGTGTTAGAAATAGTATTATGAAATCCAGCAGTTATCAAAGTAATGTTCTTTTTTCCTACAATGCTATTCCAACCAAAAATATCAATAAAGGGTGCTACCTCAAGAATTTCAGCCCCTTCTGAGATGATTAATAAAATTCTATACATATTTTTCTCCTAAAAAAAATAAAAATGATTGACTATTTTATCAAAAAGCTTTACAATACATCAGTACAAGAAAATTATATAACATTTAAATAAAAAAAACAATAATCAAAGGAGGTAAGATGTCAAAGCTAGACCAAAGTAAAACTCCACTATTCTCTGCGTTAAAAGATGTATATGCAGGAAGAGATATACTTCCATTTCATGTACCTGGACATAAGAGAGGAAAAGGAGTAGATAAAGAATTTTATGATTTTATGGGGAATGGACCTTTTTCCATTGATGTTACAATATTTAAAATGGTAGACGGGTTACACCAACCAAAAAGTTGTATAAAGGAAGCTCAAGAATTAGCTGCTGACGCATATGGTGTAAAACAAAGTTTCTTTGCTGTAAATGGAACTTCAGGAGCTATTCAAGCAATGATTATGTCTGTTGTAAAAGCAGGAGAAAAGATATTAGTACCTAGAAACGTACATAAATCAGTATCAGCTGGAATTATATTAAGTGGTTCTGAACCAATATATATGAATCCAGAAGTAGATGAGGAGTTAGGAATAGCCCACGGTGTAAGACCTCAAACTGTTGAGAATATGCTAAAACAACATCCTGATATAAAAGCTGTTTTAATAATCAACCCTACTTATTATGGAGTAGCTACAGATATTAAAAAGATAGCTGATATAGTTCATAGCTACGATATACCACTAATAGTAGACGAAGCTCATGGACCACATTTACATTTCCATGATGATCTACCTGTTTCAGCTGTAGATGCAGGAGCAGATATTTGTACTCAAAGTACTCACAAAATAATTGGTGCTATGACTCAAATGTCTCTTTTACATGTAAACTCAGATAGAGTAGACACAAATAGAGTAAAACAGATTTTAAGCTTACTACACACAACATCTCCATCATATCCTTTAATGGCGTCTCTAGACTGTGCTAGAAGACAGATAGCAACTGAGGGAACTGAATTATTAGATAAGGCTATAAAGCTTGCTAAACGTTTCAGAACTGAAGTTAATAGAATCCCTGGTATGTCATGCTTTGGAGAGGAGATAGTAGGAAGAGAGGGAGTATTCGCCTTTGATCCTACAAAGATAACAATCACAGCTAAGGAATTAGGACTTACAGGTTCAGAACTAGAAACTATACTTACAGAAGAGTATAATATTCAAATGGAGCTATCTGATTTTTATAACGTATTAGGATTAGTAACTATTGGAGATACAGATGAAAGTATAGATAAACTTATAAGTGCTTTAAAAGATATAAGTGAAAGATACTATGGAAAAGGAAATAAATTAAAAAGAGAATTTTTAAAGATGCCACCTATTCCAGAGCAAGTATTAATACCGAGAGAGGCTTTCTATAGTGAAAAGAATAAGGTATTATTCTCTGAAAGTGAAGGAAAAATCTGTGGAGAAATGATAATGGCTTATCCACCAGGAATACCAGTAATTACTCCAGGAGAGAGAATTTCTGCAGAGATAATAGATTATATTAATGACTTAAGAGAGGCTGAGCTTCATGTACAAGGAATGGAAGATCCAGAGTTAGAGTATATTAATGTAATTGAAGAGGAAGACGCAATCTATCTATATACAGAGAAGATGAAGAGCAAGATGTTTGGTGTTCCAATGAACTTAGGAGCAAACAAAGCTGGAATCGAATTTGGAATAGATGTATTACGTGAAAACTATCCAGATACATTTGATGAAATGGAAGTTATAGAGGTAGAAAAACAAAAAGAAAATTTCAATGAATGGAATTTAAAATATAAAAATACTATTTTAAATACTTGTGAAAAACTTGCTGTTTCTGTAAATGAAGCTGTAAGAGATGGATATAGACCAATAATAATTGGAGGAGACCACTCAATAGCTTTAGGAAGTATTTCAGGAGTGTCACTAGAAAAAGAGATTGGAGTAGTATGGATAGATGCTCATGGAGATATGAATACAGATGAGTCTACTATATCTGGAAATATCCATGGAATGCCACTAGCATTATTACAAGGTGCTGGGGACAGAGACCTAGTAAACTGCTTCTATGAAGGAGCAAAGATTGACAGCAAAAATGTAGTAATACTTGGTGCTAGAGATTTAGATTTTAAAGAGAGAGAAGTTATTGACCAATTAGGTGTTAAAGTAATATACCATGATGAAGTATTACAAAAAGGTTTAGATAGAATATTAGAAGAGATACAAGACTACTTAAAAGTAGATAATCTACATATAAGTTTTGACGTTGACTCTGTAAATCCAGAGTTAGCTCCAGGGGTAAGTACACCTGTAAGAAACGGATTTACAACTGATGAAATATTCCAAACTTTCAAATTCTTATTTAAAAACTACTTTGTAACATCAGTTGATATAGTAGAGTTTAACCCTGTTAATGATAAAAATAACAAAACTCTTGACTTTGTAAATGAATTAACTGAGTATGTAGTTAATCCAGACTAATTAAAAATTAAAAAATATTAAATTATGTACTGCACCCAAAGTCTTAGATAACTAAGATAATGGGTGTAGTTTTTTTATTAAAGTTTTTATTCTTACCCTTTTTTCTTTTGATAAAATAGAGTATAATATATTGTAGGATAAGAAATAAAAGTAAACTATGCTGATAATAAAGAACTAGGAGGAAGGAAAAGTGGATTCTAAAATTTTAAAATATCTAAAAGAATACTCAATTATTACATTGGGGTGTTTCTTTTATGCTATATCAATCAATTACTTCTTTATAAGTAACCATTTAGCTGAAGGAGGAGTAGCAGGAATATGTTTGATACTCTATTATCTTTTTAAATTACCTGTAGGAGTGATGTATTTTGTAATAAATATACCATTATTAATAATTGGATGGAGGTTAGTTGGAAGAGATTTTTTATTTAAAACACTTTATGGAACAAGCTGTCTTTCATTTTTAATTACTCTTACTCAAAATTGGAAAGGTCCATCTAGTGACATTATGTTAGGCTCAATCTATGGAGGGGTTCTAATTGGAATAGGATTGGGACTTATTTTTATGGTAAATGGTTCAACTGGAGGAACAGATATAATAGCTCGTATTCTAAATAGATATTTTGATATACCTATGGGGAGAACTATGCTTTTTCTTGATATAGTTATATTGGGAGTTGCTACTATATTTTTTGGAAAAGAGATAGTTATGTATACATTGATATCTATGGCAATTGTTTCTAAGGCTATTGATTATTTCCAAGATGGATACACAAAATCTAAGGGGATAACAATAATATCTACAAAATCTGAAGAGATAAAAAGTAAAATAATGGATAAAATAGGAAGAGGAACAACAATTATTAAGGGTAAAGGTGGTTACACTGGAAAAGAGATAGACTTACTTTTTTGTGTTGTAAGTAAATTTGAAGTAACAAAGGTAAAAAATATAGTAAAAGAGATTGATGCTTTTGCCTTTTTAACTATTTCAGATGTATCTGAAGTTTTAGGAGAGGGTTTTAAATCTCTTCATAATAAGAAACAGTGATAAAAAATAAGATAGGAGCAATTCCTATCTTATTTTTCTTTATGCTCTAAGAAACATCTTAGACAAACACCTTTAAAGTGGTTACCTATGATTATTTCTCCACCATTTTTATTTTGACTCTCATCAACTAAAATATTCATAGTGGCTTTAGCATCTCCACACACTTCACATACAGTTGGAATCTCTACAATTTTAGTAACAAAAGGTAACATATAGGAAACTGTTTCAAAAAGCTCTCCCATAAAATTTGACATTAATCCATATCCAAAAACTAATGTTTTAGAATCTCTTATTATTTTTACTAAATCATCAACTTGTTTTTTTGTGATAAATTGAATCTCATCTATTAAGATAAGATTAGGTTTATTTTCAAGCCACCAAGTGTAAAGGTCAAAACTTTG carries:
- a CDS encoding YitT family protein, which gives rise to MDSKILKYLKEYSIITLGCFFYAISINYFFISNHLAEGGVAGICLILYYLFKLPVGVMYFVINIPLLIIGWRLVGRDFLFKTLYGTSCLSFLITLTQNWKGPSSDIMLGSIYGGVLIGIGLGLIFMVNGSTGGTDIIARILNRYFDIPMGRTMLFLDIVILGVATIFFGKEIVMYTLISMAIVSKAIDYFQDGYTKSKGITIISTKSEEIKSKIMDKIGRGTTIIKGKGGYTGKEIDLLFCVVSKFEVTKVKNIVKEIDAFAFLTISDVSEVLGEGFKSLHNKKQ
- a CDS encoding aminotransferase class I/II-fold pyridoxal phosphate-dependent enzyme is translated as MSKLDQSKTPLFSALKDVYAGRDILPFHVPGHKRGKGVDKEFYDFMGNGPFSIDVTIFKMVDGLHQPKSCIKEAQELAADAYGVKQSFFAVNGTSGAIQAMIMSVVKAGEKILVPRNVHKSVSAGIILSGSEPIYMNPEVDEELGIAHGVRPQTVENMLKQHPDIKAVLIINPTYYGVATDIKKIADIVHSYDIPLIVDEAHGPHLHFHDDLPVSAVDAGADICTQSTHKIIGAMTQMSLLHVNSDRVDTNRVKQILSLLHTTSPSYPLMASLDCARRQIATEGTELLDKAIKLAKRFRTEVNRIPGMSCFGEEIVGREGVFAFDPTKITITAKELGLTGSELETILTEEYNIQMELSDFYNVLGLVTIGDTDESIDKLISALKDISERYYGKGNKLKREFLKMPPIPEQVLIPREAFYSEKNKVLFSESEGKICGEMIMAYPPGIPVITPGERISAEIIDYINDLREAELHVQGMEDPELEYINVIEEEDAIYLYTEKMKSKMFGVPMNLGANKAGIEFGIDVLRENYPDTFDEMEVIEVEKQKENFNEWNLKYKNTILNTCEKLAVSVNEAVRDGYRPIIIGGDHSIALGSISGVSLEKEIGVVWIDAHGDMNTDESTISGNIHGMPLALLQGAGDRDLVNCFYEGAKIDSKNVVILGARDLDFKEREVIDQLGVKVIYHDEVLQKGLDRILEEIQDYLKVDNLHISFDVDSVNPELAPGVSTPVRNGFTTDEIFQTFKFLFKNYFVTSVDIVEFNPVNDKNNKTLDFVNELTEYVVNPD
- a CDS encoding peptidylprolyl isomerase, with the protein product MKVLKDNVITLEFKVYDNDTNELLEDTKEVGPFFYIHGEGQFVPKVEEILEGKEKGFSTTIMISPEEGYGEYDEELIEEMKKEDFVEFDDIYEGMEFIADMDDGTEQQYVITSIEDDIVTADGNHPFAGKNLRFEVQVTGIRKATEEELEHGHVHFQGF
- the rpiB gene encoding ribose 5-phosphate isomerase B — translated: MKIALGADHGGFELKEKIKSHLLGKGFEVLDLGTNSTASVDYPKFGHAVGHAVVNKDADFGIVVCGTGIGISIAANKVPGVRAALCTNTTMAKLTREHNDANVLALGGRIVGDVLALEMVDIFLSTAFEGGRHSNRINSIEAI
- the dnaB gene encoding replicative DNA helicase: MLDVENLKKVPSSIEAEKSVLGGIFLKPDIFGDIVEILHPNDFYKNGHKLIYEAMRDIYNSGIGIDPIVVVNKLKKNEKFDELVGEQLLFDIISDVPTAANILEYAKIVKEKSTLRRLGEVGTKIVELAYEGYEEVDTILDKAEGMIFKISENVDSKDLVSLKDVIAQEFVRLEKVYQNKGVATGISSGFSDFDQMTSGFHPSDLIILAARPAMGKTAFALNLALNAAMKSKKGVLLFSLEMSSSQLLQRLLSIEAGIGLQKIRNGFLDSDDWGKLGLASMKLSNSEINIADLPNVNVLEIRAIARRLKAAGKLDMIIIDYLQLIKGNSTRGDNRQQEISEISRALKGIARELDIPIIALSQLSRATEQRADRRPMLSDLRESGAIEQDADMVMFLYRDDYYNEESEDKGLTEVIIGKQRNGPVGTIKLRFFHEYTKFENFTSRVE
- a CDS encoding phosphoribosylformylglycinamidine synthase subunit PurQ, with amino-acid sequence MYRILLIISEGAEILEVAPFIDIFGWNSIVGKKNITLITAGFHNTISNTWNTKILAEINLEKEEIDISTFNALIIPGGFGFKGFFNDMKNIKFKNIIQNFVRKNKIVVGICTGVIALGEAGVLTNIKATTYLYDNNRYFNQLSKYGAIPIREEIVISDNIITCSAPKNAIEVAFYLLSHFTGEENMKKVKYNMGFL
- a CDS encoding U32 family peptidase, with the protein product MKKVELLAPVGNMEKFKMALHYGADAVFLGGKMFNLRAGSNNLSDEELEYAVNYAHERGKKVYVTLNVIPHNQELDLLPDYVKFLDRIGVDGVIVADLGVFQVVKENTNLSISVSTQASNTNWRSVKMWKDLGARRVVLAREISLDNIAEIRAKVPDIELEVFVHGAMCMAISGRCLLSNYMTGRDANRGDCAQACRWKYNLVEETRPGEYMPVYEDEHGTYIFNSRDLCTIEIIDKILDLGVDSLKIEGRMKGIYYVANAVKVYRDAIDSYYSGNYKYNPKWLEELESTSNRSYTKGFYLGKAGVESQNYNDRNSYSQTHQLVAKVEQKLPNNEYILAIRNRLLVGEKLEVVSPGIEVREITLPTMILMNKDKEVGEVEAANPNSFVKIKLDAELDELDMLRKKI
- a CDS encoding histidine triad nucleotide-binding protein, giving the protein MATIFTKIINREIPANIVYENDKVIAFKDINPAAPIHILVVPKKEIATINDIQAEDRELIGEMYLAIGKIVKDLGIDKEGYRIITNCNEFGGQEVFHLHFHILGGKRLGALLAD